In a genomic window of Flavobacteriales bacterium:
- a CDS encoding bifunctional folylpolyglutamate synthase/dihydrofolate synthase, giving the protein MTYADTLAYLYAKLPMYQRIGASAYKADLSNTHSLMEALGHPERGLNCVHVAGTNGKGSTCSFIASALKEAGYKVGLHTSPHLKDFRERFRVNGAMVREEEVVRFVERHRDAFGPIEPSFFEWGVAFALWWFREQQVDIAVVETGMGGRLDSTNVVTPEVSVITNIGWDHMQFLGDTLEKIAAEKAGIIKPGIPLVIGEAEAEVAEVFRRKAEEERSSIVFADHSNPLPCAIGLHGAHQERNARTALAAIDVLRARGWNILNEAVARGFANVVANTGLRGRWEVIGQAPRTIADVAHNVDGMRVVNALLASTGFNRLRIVLGMVNDKDIDGVLDLLPKDAAYYFCKADIPRGMDPEQLRSKARAHGLAGVRCASVTDAVATARESAAQDDLVLVTGSVFVVAEAL; this is encoded by the coding sequence CTGACCTACGCGGACACGCTGGCGTACCTCTACGCGAAGCTGCCCATGTACCAGCGCATCGGCGCGTCGGCGTACAAGGCCGATCTCAGCAACACGCATTCGCTCATGGAGGCTCTGGGCCATCCCGAGCGCGGGCTGAATTGCGTGCACGTGGCCGGCACCAACGGCAAAGGCAGCACGTGCTCTTTCATCGCCAGTGCGCTGAAGGAGGCCGGTTACAAGGTCGGCCTGCACACCTCGCCGCACCTCAAGGACTTCCGGGAACGATTCCGCGTGAACGGCGCCATGGTGAGGGAAGAGGAGGTTGTTCGCTTCGTTGAGCGGCACCGCGATGCGTTCGGGCCGATCGAGCCCTCGTTCTTCGAATGGGGCGTGGCTTTCGCACTTTGGTGGTTCCGGGAGCAGCAGGTCGATATCGCCGTAGTAGAGACGGGCATGGGCGGCCGCCTCGACAGCACCAACGTGGTGACGCCCGAGGTCAGCGTGATCACCAACATCGGTTGGGACCACATGCAGTTCCTCGGCGATACGCTCGAGAAGATCGCTGCGGAGAAAGCGGGCATCATCAAGCCGGGCATTCCTTTGGTGATCGGTGAAGCGGAAGCGGAGGTGGCGGAAGTGTTCCGTCGGAAAGCCGAAGAAGAGCGCTCCTCGATCGTGTTCGCGGATCACAGCAACCCGTTGCCCTGTGCGATCGGCCTGCATGGCGCGCACCAAGAGCGGAACGCCCGAACAGCGTTGGCAGCCATTGATGTGTTGCGCGCGCGCGGCTGGAACATCTTGAACGAAGCCGTAGCACGCGGTTTCGCGAACGTGGTGGCGAACACCGGCCTGCGCGGCCGATGGGAGGTGATCGGCCAGGCGCCGCGCACCATCGCCGATGTGGCGCATAACGTGGATGGCATGCGCGTGGTGAATGCACTGCTGGCGAGCACCGGCTTCAACCGTCTCCGGATCGTGCTGGGCATGGTGAATGACAAGGACATCGATGGCGTGCTGGACCTTTTGCCGAAGGATGCAGCCTATTACTTCTGCAAGGCTGACATCCCGCGCGGCATGGATCCGGAACAGCTGCGATCAAAGGCTCGAGCGCACGGATTGGCAGGTGTCCGGTGCGCGTCGGTTACCGATGCAGTGGCAACCGCCCGTGAATCCGCCGCACAGGACGACTTGGTGCTGGTGACCGGTAGCGTCTTCGTCGTGGCCGAAGCGCTGTGA
- a CDS encoding RNA polymerase sigma factor: MSTLEFNHQLLSLRQQLYYFALGLTKDRDNALDLVQESMLRAITFRDKFRDNTNFKAWVYTIVKNTFINGHRRNKRTRVLLDSVEREREVVSRVQTPASVEANVKRSEIDRSLERLDEAFRTPFLMHHEGYKYHEIAEHMGIPIGTVKSRIHQARQRLQEMLTDKNVQN, translated from the coding sequence ATGTCAACCCTCGAGTTCAACCACCAGCTTCTTAGCCTGCGGCAGCAGTTGTACTACTTCGCCCTCGGCCTCACCAAGGACCGCGATAACGCGCTTGACCTGGTGCAGGAAAGCATGCTCCGGGCAATCACCTTTCGCGACAAATTCCGCGACAACACCAATTTCAAGGCGTGGGTGTACACGATCGTGAAGAACACCTTCATCAACGGTCATCGGCGCAATAAGCGTACCCGCGTGCTTTTGGACTCCGTGGAGCGTGAGCGGGAGGTGGTGAGCCGAGTGCAAACGCCTGCATCGGTTGAGGCCAATGTCAAACGCAGTGAGATCGACCGTAGCTTGGAACGCTTGGACGAGGCTTTCCGCACGCCGTTCCTCATGCATCACGAAGGCTACAAGTACCATGAGATCGCCGAGCACATGGGCATTCCCATCGGAACCGTGAAGAGCCGCATACACCAAGCACGCCAGCGATTGCAGGAGATGCTTACCGACAAGAACGTCCAGAACTGA
- a CDS encoding MotA/TolQ/ExbB proton channel family protein, producing the protein MHFPLFTQIEQAREVLEQTSSAGPVEPVIETISIWQLIVDGGWYIMGPLGIMSLIAIYLIIERSMAIRRALREDKDFMNKIRDYVHEGKIDSARNLCAQTSTPVARMLDKGLSRVGKPLKDIEVSIENAGKLEIYQLERGLPVMATISGAAPMLGFLGTVIGMIVTFHTMKISGAGVEISQLSGGIMQAMVTTVAGLVIGIIAYVAYNTLTARVNKVIQKMEATTIAFMDVLESPAK; encoded by the coding sequence ATGCACTTCCCGCTCTTCACGCAGATCGAACAGGCCCGCGAGGTCCTGGAACAGACCAGTTCAGCCGGACCGGTCGAACCTGTCATCGAGACCATCTCCATCTGGCAGCTCATCGTCGATGGCGGCTGGTACATCATGGGGCCACTGGGCATCATGAGCCTGATCGCCATCTACCTCATCATCGAGCGCTCCATGGCCATACGCCGCGCGCTCCGCGAGGACAAGGACTTCATGAACAAGATTCGCGACTACGTGCACGAAGGCAAGATCGACAGCGCCCGGAACCTGTGCGCGCAGACCAGCACACCTGTGGCGCGCATGCTCGACAAGGGCCTCAGCCGCGTGGGCAAGCCGCTGAAGGACATCGAGGTGAGCATCGAGAACGCCGGCAAGCTCGAGATCTACCAGCTGGAGCGCGGCCTGCCCGTGATGGCCACCATCTCCGGCGCCGCGCCCATGCTCGGCTTCCTCGGCACCGTGATCGGCATGATCGTCACCTTCCACACCATGAAGATCAGCGGCGCAGGCGTTGAGATCAGCCAGCTCAGCGGCGGCATCATGCAGGCCATGGTCACCACGGTGGCGGGCCTCGTGATCGGCATCATCGCCTACGTGGCCTACAACACGCTCACAGCGCGCGTGAACAAGGTGATCCAGAAGATGGAAGCCACCACGATCGCTTTCATGGACGTGCTCGAATCACCCGCCAAGTAA
- a CDS encoding biopolymer transporter ExbD, giving the protein MGLRSTHKVDAGFSMSSMTDLVFLLLIFFVIVSTLVSPYALPVDLPKSANKTKEKPKVAVRIDAEQHYSVNNRMIEPADLEGVLKDEMSKHPADQAVVMHVDQSVPTGITVSVLDIAKRNKWKIILATKPE; this is encoded by the coding sequence ATGGGCCTGCGCAGCACACATAAGGTCGATGCGGGCTTCAGCATGAGCTCCATGACCGACCTGGTCTTCCTGCTGCTCATCTTCTTCGTGATCGTGAGCACGCTGGTGAGCCCGTATGCCCTTCCTGTGGACCTGCCCAAGAGCGCCAACAAGACCAAGGAGAAGCCCAAGGTGGCCGTTCGCATCGACGCCGAGCAGCACTACAGCGTGAACAACCGCATGATCGAACCGGCGGACCTCGAGGGGGTACTGAAGGACGAAATGAGCAAGCACCCAGCGGACCAGGCCGTGGTGATGCACGTGGACCAGAGCGTGCCCACCGGCATCACCGTGAGCGTGCTCGACATCGCCAAGCGCAACAAGTGGAAGATCATCCTGGCGACGAAACCGGAATGA